Genomic DNA from Deltaproteobacteria bacterium:
TCAGCTCAGTCACGGTGGCTGGCAGCCTCCAAGTTTTGACGATGCTATCAGTATCATTGCGCGCGCCTACGCGGCCATTCATCCGGATATGGGTGCATTTGTCCACATGATGGCAGAAAAAAGGTGGATCGAGGCCACGGTAGGTCCTCACAAGCGCCCAGGAGCCTATTGCACCCAGTTTGCTAAATCACGCACGCCACGCGTGTATATGACCTATACTGGCGGCATGCGTGAGCTAAAAACGCTAGCGCATGAACTCGGTCATGCCTTCCATAATTGGGTGATGCGCGACATGAAGATCGCCGCGACACATTACCCCATGACGCTCGCCGAGACAGCGAGCATATTTGGCGAGACCGTGGTCAATGCTGCCTTACTTGAACAAGCTAAGGATCCAGCTGATCGGCTCCAGTTCACCTGGGCCCAAGCACGCGAGGTAGAATCCTTCGTCCTCAATATCCCGGCTCGCTTTCACTTTGAGCGCAGGTTTTACGAGCAACGGCAGCGGTCTACACTGAGTCCTGACGAGCTTCGCCGCCTCATGACGGAGAGCTGGCAAGCCTGGTATGGCGACTCCTTATCAGAGACGGAGCCAATGTTCTGGGCGAGCAAACTACACTTTTCTATTGCCGATCTTAGCTTTTACAATTTCCCCTACACATTCGGCTATCTATTCGCACTCGGTGTTTATGCTCAGCGCCCTAAACTAGGTTCCGACTTCTACACGCGCTACGTCGCTCTACTGCGCGATACAGGCAGTATGGACGCTGAAGAAGTCGCATATAAATATTTAGGCGTGGATCTGACGCAGCCTGAATTTTGGCACCAAAGTTTGGCCATAGCAGAACAGAGCGTGCTGGCATTTGAGGCAGCAGCTACCGATTATTTACAGGCTAAAAGTTGAGTCAGCCATAGGCCCATGGTAGCGTTTAAGCACGTAACGTCAAAATAGGGAGTAGTTTTATGCGTAACATCGCTCGTCACGTCATCGCAGTTGTTTCAATGAGCGCTACCCTAGTTGCAGGCCAGGCTATGGCTGGTGATGCTAAATGGGTTTGCAGCAAAGACGGCAGCGAACTCACCGTCAAAGGCAGTAAAGCCGCAGAGAAAAAGAAAGACTGTGAGCACCAAGGTGGCACCTGGGAGAAGGCTAAAGCCAAGGCAGAGCAAGCTGCTCCTGCTGCCGATCAGGGTCATGGCGGTGGCGGCTCCTGGTAATTTCATTGTACCGGGGAGACGCCCTTGAGTCAGATTTGGACCTTTCCAGGCTTAAAAGCGATTCCTAAACGCACTGTGGGTGTCGGGCTCACCATGGCTACGGCAGCTGCATTGACTCTGGCGGGATACGAGCTGGTAAGGAGTCCAAGCAACTCAATCTTTGCCAGTGTCTATGGCAAAGCGCAACTACCGCTCGTCACATCACTGATTCCGGTGATGGTCGTAGCGGTAGCCTTCTTTTACGCACGTATGCTGACGGTGCTAGGCCCGAGGCGAACACTACTCGTATCGACTCTGGGGACCTCAGGACTGCTGATACTGGCCTCGCTCGCTATACGCTACCAGGTGTCGAGCGTACTGTGGTTCCTCTACTTATTTAAAGAAGCCTATATTGTGCTGCTCATTGAGCAGTACTGGTCGTTTATTAATAGCTCCGTAGGGCGTGACGACTCACGACGCATCAACGGTGTCGTCTGTGGTATCGCATCCCTAGGGTCCATTGCAGCGGGATTGGTTGGTGGTCAACTAGCCGAAAGCCTAGGCACCACCAACTTGATCCTTGTTGCTGGGATCGTCACAATACCAGCGGCTATCGTGGCTGATCGGGCCTTTGCCATTTTTGGCGAACCAAAAGATCAAGATCGAGACCCGGGTCAAGACGGCACCATCATCGCTAAAGATGTCGGCCTCGGTGCATTTCGGCGCGAGCGTGTCCTCGTCGTGATCATGGCGCTGGTAGTCAAAGGTCAACTAGTCGGGACCTTACTCGGACTCGGTTTTCAAGGATCTCTTTATGACGCCTTGCCGGACGCCTCTAAGCAATCCGCATACTCCTATATTTTTTACGCGTGGGTCAATGGCATCGCGGCCGTCTTTCAGTTCCTGATCGCACCGCTAGTTCTCCCGTACCTTGGACCGCGCCGTGTTCTGATCGCTGTCCCATGTATCCATCTGATTGCAATAAGCTTCTGCCTCTGGCGCCCTGAACTCACCAGCTGGGCCATAGCATTTGCTGCTTTCAAATGTATCGACTACTCCATATTCAGAGCAGCTAAAGAAGCCCTGTACGTGCCCTTATCATTTGCCGCGCGTTACCGCGCTAAAGAGATGATCGATGTCGTTGGTTACCGATTTAGTAAGGGTATCACCTCGGGCATCATCACCTTGATTCAAGCGACTGGATTAGCTATTGCGGAAAGTGTTTTTGCCAGCGCATCTTTGGTATTTGTCGGGCTTTGGTTGGGAATTAGCTTTTGGCTACCTAAAGAGGGTGGGATACCAAATACTAGCTCACCGACGCCTACGGATTCGTGACGCAGGGTACCAAAGGCTCTATCCCAGAATGAAAAGACGACGCCAAAATTACAGTCAAAGTGCCTAGGATCCCGACTGTGGTGTAGCTGATGCTGATGAGGGCTCACTAGCAGCCAGCGTAAGATCCGTGGATAACACACAGGGACATGGCAGTGATGAAGATTGGTCGTAAACATATAGACGAAAAACCCTGCCCCCATTCCAAACACTGTGATCACAGGGGTAGCATCGATAAATATCGCATGGAAAAAGCCAAGTGCGATCCCCGATGCAGCAGCCCGACACGTATTGAGAATCACTGGTTCGAGTAAATGCTGCCTATAGGTCGTCATAGGTGTCAGCACCTCAGCGCTATGATGAATGCTGTGGAGACGCCATAAGATCGGATATTCGTGCATCCAGCGGTGCACCCAATACGAGCTGAAGTCTATGGCCAACATCGTCACTAATGTCGCCGCAACACCCTCAATGAGCACACTGGTCTGAATCCACCATGAGTCTGGGACGACCCGCGCCGCAAGCTCTAGGGTGATGTTGCGCGTCGGGACAAAAACAGCGGTCTCCAGCGCCACGACAAATCCTCGCAGGATCAGCAGATACATAAGGCTATACTGCAGATCCGTAAAGGCAGTTGGACTCAACCAAATCTCACGACTAAATAAGTAAATCCATGCCTCTTTGAGGCTGTAACGCACGGCCAGAATCAGCCAACCTAGCGCCATAACAATGGCGATAGCTATGTACGGCCAATAAAAAATGGTCTGCGGATTTTGTAGCCGTTCCATCACGTCTGGTGTCATGGGAGACCGAATATTTTTAGTGGTGCCGATGGCTTTGTTACGTCGGTGAATACTTGAAACGTCTGGGGCAGCGTCGTTGCAAAAGACTGCCGGCTCATCGCTGTGCAGAAGTAGCTATCGACTGCGTTGGCAAAGATCATGTTGGTAAATTGCTGGGGGCTAGCGCTACGAAACCGCTCAAGAATAGCGATTTTCGCAGGGGCAACACGCTGATGGTCGGCCAGATAGGCCAAAGTTAATCGAGCCTTCAAATCAGCAAAATTATTTATCAACTCCTGCCACTGGGGATCACGAAATTTGCTGGGCGCACCCGGATCTTGAACCCTAGCCATAAAATACTCAGAGTACATATAGGCGAACAGACGTAACAGTACGCCACGGATCACTTGGGAATTTTCGGCCACAACCAGTCTTAGTGGCGCTTGGTGATCGCCGATCCAACAAGCTGGAATTGTCGGTGCATCCCCGGGCATTTCCTTGCCGAGCATTTCCTTCTCTTCCGGACTTAGCGGCGTATCCTTACAAAGGCTGGCGGCATCACCTACTACCAACTGACCCTGAAGATTGACGAAGAGTAACTGCAACAGTGATCTTGGTACTGCTGCCAACGCGCTGAGCACTGCAAATCTTAACTCGGGTTTAGTCTCGACGCCCCTAATCACACCGGCCGTATCCAAGGCAGCAAGGTGTGGGGGCACTTGTTGAAGATTGTTGAAGGTCGCACCACACTGACCAACCGCCGTGAGCTGCTTGCCA
This window encodes:
- a CDS encoding MFS transporter; the encoded protein is MSQIWTFPGLKAIPKRTVGVGLTMATAAALTLAGYELVRSPSNSIFASVYGKAQLPLVTSLIPVMVVAVAFFYARMLTVLGPRRTLLVSTLGTSGLLILASLAIRYQVSSVLWFLYLFKEAYIVLLIEQYWSFINSSVGRDDSRRINGVVCGIASLGSIAAGLVGGQLAESLGTTNLILVAGIVTIPAAIVADRAFAIFGEPKDQDRDPGQDGTIIAKDVGLGAFRRERVLVVIMALVVKGQLVGTLLGLGFQGSLYDALPDASKQSAYSYIFYAWVNGIAAVFQFLIAPLVLPYLGPRRVLIAVPCIHLIAISFCLWRPELTSWAIAFAAFKCIDYSIFRAAKEALYVPLSFAARYRAKEMIDVVGYRFSKGITSGIITLIQATGLAIAESVFASASLVFVGLWLGISFWLPKEGGIPNTSSPTPTDS
- a CDS encoding sterol desaturase family protein, which translates into the protein MTPDVMERLQNPQTIFYWPYIAIAIVMALGWLILAVRYSLKEAWIYLFSREIWLSPTAFTDLQYSLMYLLILRGFVVALETAVFVPTRNITLELAARVVPDSWWIQTSVLIEGVAATLVTMLAIDFSSYWVHRWMHEYPILWRLHSIHHSAEVLTPMTTYRQHLLEPVILNTCRAAASGIALGFFHAIFIDATPVITVFGMGAGFFVYMFTTNLHHCHVPVCYPRILRWLLVSPHQHQLHHSRDPRHFDCNFGVVFSFWDRAFGTLRHESVGVGELVFGIPPSLGSQKLIPNQSPTNTKDALAKTLSAIANPVA